Genomic window (Vigna radiata var. radiata cultivar VC1973A chromosome 1, Vradiata_ver6, whole genome shotgun sequence):
GTCCTTATTCTATTTCCTCATTATTTATAGCAGAagattattaactttttatttgttttctttattttttctttaagaatatcccaatgaaatttgtaatttagttgcatatttttaCAACAGTGGAACCTGCATGTTTTCTCTccaattaatattttctcttgaacaaatgaattaaatgttttcattcattttttaggACTAGAGCCGATGGACATTTCTACAGTATCAACATCGCAACCATGTGAAATCCGTAGTTCTATCCCCTAGTAATTTGAATGACTGCTCAATTTTTACTGATTGTTTCGTAAATCGTATTATTTGTACtattagtaatttaattaaagactattttatatgataaaattgttATCTTTATAAGTCATAATGATTCTGATATTTATAATGTTACAACTTTATATTGCAATATTGTATTCTTTTTATACTGTTATTGATAGAACATATTGGTCTATTTCAGTTAAGGGGAACAAGTCATAATGATTCTGATATTTACTTCTGTTGCTCATTATGATTCTAGGCcccttttttatataaagtttcAGTTTTGCAACAATGACCATTCAAATTGTCAATAGTCTGTATTAGACACAAGTTTTTGATTTATGAGGTTTTACATTTCctatcttattttggatttacAAATTGTCAATCAGTTATATGATGCTTGGACATTTAGAGTTTTCATGAGCCATAGCTAGATAGTACACTTCGCTTAAATCTCAAGGGTCTttgattcttgaattgtgatgcCACAAAATTGGAGCTTGAGTTATAGCTGAATAATATACAAAGCAAAGGTTAGGCTGAGAGGAGTAAGACTAGGTATCATCTCTAATAATTGTAGATTTGTTTTTACTCTTCAAATCCGTAAGTTTTCCCTTCCTTGAAAGTAATGGGGCTTCATTTCCTCTTCctaaattttgttgttaaaaaTTAGCTAAATATGCGGCCCAAAAATCTTGAAGGTTAACGGTTCTTGTGTAATGTTTGGAGGAATAGAATTTTCATGATTCATacatcttttaaatattaagcttaggatgaagaataagaaatagaaatagTATTTACAATCTGGAAATTTGTGTCTGCAGCTTTTGAAGGTCATAACAGCACTGTTATTGCACATGGTGCTAGGGGTAGTGGAAAGACCCACATAATTCAGGTTTGACATACTTAGTCATTgaccttgttttcttttttactttattgGTTGGGGGAGTgcttttttatgaattttgattattgatttgtatGAAATCGTACTTTTTTTATGCTAACAATTACTCCTTTGTTATTTAAGGGTAGTGCTTGTTATTGTTGAATTTCTTCCAATTGCTGAGAAAAATGGGAAATCCATAAGTGTTTCTTTCTATGAGGTTGATCATGGATTTATTAAATCCAGAGAAGCTGCCAATCTTGGTTTTTGAAGATCGTGGTAGAAATCAGTTTAAAGGATTGAGTCAGGTagaaatctatttataattaattgttattaattagTTGAATTCCTTTTCATAATTTGTAAAAActctcaagaaaagaaaataagaaaaaaaagtcttcctcgcaaataaaaatcaacttatatatatacttatttgaCAAGTTAATGCATCAGTAAAGAGAagttatgtaaaattataaattgatgtaTAAACTCATACAAAAAGTGACATaataaatttctattaatttaatgAGTTAATTTAATGAGTGTGCACTTTCTATAGAATTTTGTTATTTCATaactttatattgttttttttgaACCTTGTAGTCTTGTTCTTTGTTATTGTATCAGTGCAATTGTTATTTTGAATACTTgttcattaatttttctttNNNNNNNNNNNNNNNNNNNNNNNNNNNNNNNNNNNNNNNNNNNNNNNNNNNNNNNNNNNNNNNNNNNNNNNNNNNNNNNNNNNNNNNNNNNNNNNNNNNNNNNNNNNNNNNNNNNNNNNNNNNNNNNNNNNNNNNNNNNNNNNNNNNNNNNNNNNNNNNNNNNNNNNNNNNNNNNNNNNNNNNNNNNNNNNNNNNNNNNNNNNNNNNNNNNNNNNNNNNNNNNNNNNNNNNNNNNNNNNNNNNNNNNNNNNNNNNNNNNNNNNNNNNNNNNNNNNNNNNNNNNNNNNNNNNNNNNNNNNNNNNNNNNNNNNNNNNNNNNNNNNNNNNNNNNNNNNNNNNNNNNNNNNNNNNNNNNNNNNNNNNNNNNNNNNNNNNNNNNNNNNNNNNNNNNNNNNNNNNNNNNNNNNNNNNNNNNNNNNNNNNNNNNNNNNNNNNNNNNNNNNNNNNNNNNNNNNNNNNNNNNNNNNNNNNNNNNNNNNNNNNNNNNNNNNNNNNNNNNNNNNNNatacggattatccgtatgtaatttatatacggattatccgtatgtaatttatatacggattatccgtatgtaatttatatacggattatccgtatataacattaGCTACGacaatattatatacggatttttgttcgtatgtaatccgtatataaccaaaaattatatacggattttaggccttatatacggatttgggcggtagataatgacgttttttcttgtagttgCGATATCTACATCGGCGTTGCGAGGGTCAGAAGAGAGGTATTGGATGCAAAGGTTCTGATGGAGTTTCTGCTTGCATGTTTCTTCTATCAGATTGGCCTTGCTTAGCAAAACGCCTCTGCAGTTAGTTGCTACTGGCAACGAAATTGTTGCTATGATGGAGTGATCATTAGTTGGACTCCAGGCAAGGAATATGATGACAAGTTTGACCATAAACAACTCAGATTAATCAAATTGTTGGGAGATGAAGATAACCACCAAATCTGTCCGAAACAATTTGACAAACACCTCACAGGGACTCTCTTACAAGTTGAAGAAGCGTTTTGAATTGTGAGAAGAGCGAAAATCCTGGTTTTTTCGCCTTAGTGagcgaagaagatgaagtgcaAGTGGTGGTGATGGGGCACGTGAGAAAGGTTCTTCGGAATGGGAACAAAGCCATTCAGGTAAAGAAATGATGAAGAACTTTCTGACTTCCAAATCCcttatttcctttttcattttgccatgtcatcttttaatttaaataaaattttcatataattaaatcagtataaatgtgttattaatgTTTGATCCACATCATCACAATCTCAACGGCGTCAATGGAAAGTTAACGGAGAAGgctttattgcctcaaattaacaaatatttggattcaattgggacaaaaaaaaaaacatgaagacccagttgaaaatttaacacaaatatgaggaccaaaacatatatttaaccaaaagaAAAGTATCTAACTTTTTGTTGTAAAATGGGTAAGTATCTCTCTTTTGTTTTCACACAAAggctttttaagtatttatattgGAAACGTAAATTTGTTACCATTTAGGAAGTGTTCGCCTTTTCCCTAACtaatattgaaaatatgttaCCATTTACAAAGTGACAATGTATAATGAAAAGATTTCATTAAAAGAGGATATTTTCCAAAGGGAATGAGGAGAGTTTCATAGAATTATAGAAAGGAGCATAAAAAATCTGTTTAATCGATTGGAAcggatttttatattaaaattttcttaatgaaGATGcgtatgtaaaatttaatttcaatttaatggattaaaattccatattttgttcaaatgaaaatttggctttattgtaaattatatttattaaaactccattaaaaaaactttaaatttcggtaaaatgacaatttaaacttataaaatagaGTAAATTACCACGAAATACctgtaaagaaaagaaattgccTTCCTACTCATGTACCTCAGATTTTATGAGtacatataaaaaagaaaatattttgtataagtGAATTTGGAAAGAAGTAAACAATGCAAATTAAATTGTTTGCGATAAGTTTAATTAGATTTGATTAGTTAGCGCAAAGATTTATATGCATAATAGTAGACCTACATACAACCAACGGTCAAGAGAAAATTATGTaagaatgtgaaaaataataagtCTCAATCAaggaaatattaaaaacttgaatgattgataaagaaaaaaaaggagaaaaaacaCAAGTATCGTGGTTCTATTAGTCATTTCCTAATATGAGTTTCTATTTTGTCACTTCGAAAAAATGTAAANNNNNNNNNNNNNNNNNNNNNNNNNNNNNNNNNNNNNNNNNNNNNNNNNNNNNNNNNNNNNNNNNNNNNNNNNNNNNNNNNNNNNNNNNNNNNNNNNNNNNNNNNNNNNNNNNNNNNNNNNNNNNNNNNNNNNNNNNNNNNNNNNNNNNNNNNNNNNNNNNNNNNNNNNNNNNNNNNNNNNNNNNNNNNNNNNNNNNNNNNNNNNNNNNNNNNNNNNNNNNNNNNNNNNNNNNNNNNNNNNNNNNNNNNNNNNNNNNNNNNNNNNNNNNNNNNNNNNNNNNNNNNNNNNNNNNNNNNNNNNNNNNNNNNNNNNNNNNNNNNNNNNNNNNNNNNNNNNNNNNNNNNNNNNNNNNNNNNNNNNNNNNNNNNNNNNNNNNNNNNNNNNNNNNNNNNNNNNNNNNNNNNNNNNNNNNNNNNNNNNNNNNNNNNNNNNNNNNNNNNNNNNNNNNNNNNNNNNNNNNNNNNNNNNNNNNNNNNNNNNNNNNNNNNNNNNNNNNNNNNNNNNNNNNNNNNNNNNNNNNNNNNNNNNNNNNNNNNNNNNNNNNNNNNNNNNNNNNNNNNNNNNNNNNNNNNNNNNNNNNNNNNNNNNNNNNNNNNNNNNNNNNNNNNNNNNNNNNNNNNNNNNNNNNNNNNNNNNNNNNNNNNNNNNNNNNNNNNNNNNNNNNNNNNNNNNNNNNNNNNNNNNNNNNNNNNNNNNNNNNNNNNNNNNNNNNNNNNNNNNNNNNNNNNNNNNNNNNNNNNNNNNNNNNNNNNNNNNNNNNNNNNNNNNNNNNNNNNNNNNNNNNNNNNNNNNNNNNNNNNNNNNNNNNNNNNNNNNNNNNNNNNNNNNNNNNNNNNNNNNNNNNNNNNNNNNNNNNNNNNNNNNNNNNNNNNNNNNNNNNNNNNNNNNNNNNNNNNNNNNNNNNNNNNNNNNNNNNNNNNNNNNNNNNNNNNNNNNNNNNNNNNNNNNNNNNNNNNNNNNNNNNNNNNNNNNNNNNNNNNNNNNNNNNNNNNNNNNNNNNNNNNNNNNNNNNNNNNNNNNNNNNNNNNNNNNNNNNNNNNNNNNNNNNNNNNNNNNNNNNNNNNNNNNNNNNNNNNNNNNNNNNNNNNNNNNNNNNNNNNNNNNNNNNNNNNNNNNNNNNNNNNNNNNNNNNNNNNNNNNNNNNNNNNNNNNNNNNNNNNNNNNNNNNNNNNNNNNNNNNNNNNNNNNNNNNNNNNNNNNNNNNNNNNNNNNNNNNNNNNNNNNNNNNNNNNNNNNNNNNNNNNNNNNNNNNNNNNNNNNNNNNNNNNNNNNNNNNNNNNNNNNNNNNNNNNNNNNNNNNNNNNNNNNNNNNNNNNNNNNNNNNNNNNNNNNNNNNNNNNNNNNNNNNNNNNNNNNNNNNNNNNNNNNNNNNNNNNNNNNNNNNNNNNNNNNNNNNNNNNNNNNNNNNNNNNNNNNNNNNNNNNNNNNNNNNNNNNNNNNNNNNNNNNNNNNNNNNNNNNNNNNNNNNNNNNNNNNNNNNNNNNNNNNNNNNNNNNNNNNNNNNNNNNNNNNNNNNNNNNNNNNNNNNNNNNNNNNNNNNNNNNNNNNNNNNNNNNNNNNNNNNNNNNNNNNNNNNNNNNNNNNNNNNNNNNNNNNNNNNNNNNNNNNNNNNNNNNNNNNNNNNNNNNNNNNNNNNNNNNNNNNNNNNNNNNNNNNNNNNNNNNNNNNNNNNNNNNNNNNNNNNNNNNNNNNNNNNNNNNNNNNNNNNNNNNNNNNNNNNNNNNNNNNNNNNNNNNNNNNNNNNNNNNNNNNNNNNNNNNNNNNNNNNNNNNNNNNNNNNNNNNNNNNNNNNNNNNNNNNNNNNNNNNNNNNNNNNNNNNNNNNNNNNNNNNNNNNNNNNNNNNNNNNNNNNNNNNNNNNNNNNNNNNNNNNNNNNNNNNNNNNNNNNNNNNNNNNNNNNNNNNNNNNNNNNNNNNNNNNNNNNNNNNNNNNNNNNNNNNNNNNNNNNNNNNNNNNNNNNNNNNNNNNNNNNNNNNNNNNNNNNNNNNNNNNNNNNNNNNNNNNNNNNNNNNNNNNNNNNNNNNNNNNNNNNNNNNNNNNNNNNNNNNNNNNNNNNNNNNNNNNNNNNNNNNNNNNNNNNNNNNNNNNNNNNNNNNNNNTTTGTGATGATGAATTTTTATGTAGGTTTGGTTATGTGAGAAATTGATACCTCCGAAAGGTGAAATACATAAATCTCCtagaattttgcattggatgaatGTACATTTGGGAGACAACATTGTGAAACAAGCTTTGGAAAGTGGTGTGGTATGATGTTTAACGATtgtgttattcattttaagatgTATGTGTTGCTTGTGTGATATTATGTGTTCAATTTCAGGTTGTTGATGAATTTGATGTTGGCGCAACGAAAAATTTCAAAGATGACGAACCTTCCAAGCAAAGTAAAGCTGATAAATCACCATCCGCAAAGAAATTACTGAAACGAAGCCTCAAAGATAGTGTTATGCAGACGATGGTTCGTCAGCAAAAACTAGTTGCAGGGCTTAAAATGAAGCTTGTTGAGTTGGACAAAGAAGTTGCGTTTGAAAAGTCTAGACGAAGAGAGCCGGAGGAAGGTGGACCGGAGGAAGGTGGACCGAGTGTGGCACGTGAAGATCCTTCGTTCTCTCCGGGAGGCATTTCCCCGAAAGGCATTTCATCTAGACCCATGTCCACTGATGCAACTGCATTGAAGACTTTTGTCAGGAAGGGTTCACGACCGCGGTTCAAGAGCAGAGCTCTTAGAACTCCTTTTACTGGAAGTTTAAGAACAAAAGATGTGTGACCTGGAGATGTATTAACAGATTTTAAACTTATGTTTTAAGTTGAGAGATGTTGGTTTGTTGAAAGATTTGTTTAGTAATTTCAATTTGTACACATATGTTGTTGAATGTTACATTaaactttatctttttcaaatgttgtTGAAGTTAATGGAATGAGTTGTGTGATTGATATTGGGAAATTCACTTGTTAAAAATTTGACTTGACAGATATTGTGGTATATGTTGGACTTAATGTACGCAAGGAACAATGCATGTGGACATGGGCAACATTCTTTGTTGATTACATTAAACTTGCTTAATTGAAAAAGTGAAATACTTTTAATGATTTTGGGTTTAGATTGTGTGTTGGGGGTGGAGTNGAGATTTAGGGGACCCCAAATTCGTTGGAGAAAGGTGTTATGTTGAGTGAAAGTGGTTAGATGAAATTCTGGGTGAAGTGCTGTGAAAAACTGTGTAGTAATCGTTTACCACATCATGGTAAACGATTACGTGAATGATATTGGCATTTTGTACAGAAACTCCTTCTCAGGGCACCCTGTTTTTGTACACAGGGGACCATCAGGGCAAATCTTCACTTAAAGGCAAAATTGGTTaggtttttgatgatttttggtTTGGGATGTTGTTTGGGGTTNCAGGGCAAATCTTCACTTAAAGGCAAAATTGGTTaggtttttgatgatttttggtTTGGGATGTTGTTTGGGGTTGAAGAGGTGATTTTGGGGACTATGTCATGTAAACGCTTACCAtgtcatattttcatattactAACATAGTCAACTTCCTTATCCACTTACCTTACTAATTTTACTAACAATGCCAAATTCCTTACCCATTAAGAGGTCAAACATTATCTCTAACACTATCAACACAGTTTTCAAAACTATTAACTTAAGTTGGTCAAAATGAAGAATATACAATCAACAATTGACATTACTATACATTTAAGGTAAATACAAAGAAGCTGCACGCAATATTGGTTGGATATAAATCATATGgaattgaaattataattgttaCACGTATAACATTGTCTGTAACAATAAAAACTTATTACAATACAAGATGAATGCCTATAACACTGTTTGACTAAATACAGTTCAAATTTAGTAATTAATCATCAATACATATCCATCAAATCATCAATACAAATCCTACAACAGCCCATATTCGTCTAAGGCATCAAATATTCTCAAGTTGTCGTTGTCGAGGATCCAATATTTCACATAATTCTTCCTTATTTGACTCAACTCCTCctggaaaaaaaaacaacaaaactttaGATATAACGGACCATATCATCATAAATTAGTAACAATGACATTACATACTTACATTAGTGTACTCCGGCNTGCTCTTGCCNTTGTATCTATTCTCTCNATCCCAAAGTTCCATGGATTTTAACATAAGGACTCCACAATCATACCTTAAATAATAGAACAATTTATCAATTTATCAGTCATTACATCAAACAATGTTGAAAATGCCAAATATTTCAATACGATTATTAATACAACTTACAAGTTCGGCTGGGGAGGGATATTTCCTTGTTTAACGCACAATGGACCTAAACTCCCCTCCGGTCTATTGTACAACATCTCAAAGAATTTGCCCATACagttcaacaatttcaaattcacttGCACAGGTTTCAGAATTTGTATGCACCAGTGAAACGGTGTCATCCTAATGCGCTCTATATGACAGTTTCTCAATAAGCTATTCATTTCAATCATTGTTGCCGATTTCATCAATACACGGAGGCGCCACtacaaataatttcaaaaaataacaaatgcaTTAAACCAAAACATCACCCATACCCATgccaaaaaaaacaaaatttttacatCCAATGTAACACTTACTTTTGGTTTTGGGGTTGCCATTGGACCTACACCAAAACAACATTGACCACAACATCGTTACACTTTGCGAATGAAACACAACTTAATGAAGCACAGAAGAAGAGGAAAGCGACAAACCACTTACCAAAATAAATGTTGCCGCTACACACCACCACCACGAAGCACACACAAAGGGCTGTTGAAAAAAATCACCACTGCAGCAAAAGGTCTTGGCGAGACGAGACCCACACCACACCGAGACGAGACCCACCCCAAGACGTCAGCAAAACCACAAAACGACTACACAGACCCACCCCTTGGCGATACCACAGTGGAGGGAGAGGGCTTTCAACGCACACAACACCAGAGAGCAATGGTCGAACAAAAGAGGGCTTTCAAGGCACACAATGGTCGATTGGAAGAGACCGAGAGGGGAGCGCGAGAGACGAAGGAAGACCCTGTTTTATCAAAAGCAGAGAGTAAGGACcgagaaatggaaaagaaaccgcgaaactgaaaataaatcaaattttattccaattttGCCCTTCCTtcagaattaaaaagaatatatttttaaaaaaaaaacacccaaTGACACACTGACACCTGtccagtgtcaaaatagtgtcaaataagagtgttgaaatatcatttcgtttataataatataatataaaaataaaatagaatatatttaaaaattataaattaatataaatattatttttgagctcattaaaataagatatcaTAATATACGAATAACTTATGCTTCTCTCTCTAtgtatagttatatatatagtCTAACATCTCTTCACGGTCATCACAACAGTGGTGGAATAGAACAACTAAAAAGCATGGAAAACCACAACGGAAACTGCATACCGCCGTTGAATATCTCACACCGCAACCTCTACAACGTCACCTTCCACTCCGACACCATCCTCACCCTCCTCACCTCCAACCCCTCCGAAGTTCACTGCTGGATCTCTGATATCCTCCGCCGCCACTACCGCCGAAGCACTCTCTTGGTGGGCCTCGACATCGAGTGGCGGCCCAACTTCCGCCGCAACATGAACAACCCAGTCGCCACCCTCCAACTCTGCGTGGGCCGTCGCTGCCTTGTCTTTCAAATACTTCACGCTCCCTTCATTCCTCTTTCCCTCGTTTCCTTCCTCGGCGACGCCAACCACACTTTTATGGGTGTTGGGATCCAAGGCGACGTGCAGAAGCTTCTAGAAGATTGCTCTCTCCGCGTAGCCAACTTCCTCGAACTTGGCTCCCTTGCTGTGGAGAAGCTCGGTGACCCTGCGTTGAACACCGCTGGGCTGAAGACACTGGGCCTGAGGGTGTTGGGCCTGGAGGTTGATAAGCCCAAGAAGATCAGTAGGAGTAGGTGGGACAATGGGTGGCTCAGTGATGAACAGGTGCAGTATGCTGCTATTGATGCTTTTGTCTCTTTTGAGATTGGA
Coding sequences:
- the LOC106760465 gene encoding cell wall / vacuolar inhibitor of fructosidase 1-like, with translation MVKLVIIFLAWSPTNDHSIIATISLPVATNCRGVLLSKANLIEETCKQKLHQNLCIQYLSSDPRNADVDIATTRKNFMINVIKTKANNALDKIQQLLQGSHEHSQKEALSSCAGRYKTILEADVAQAIAALQKGDPKFAEDYRIVFTTSVL
- the LOC106760476 gene encoding Werner Syndrome-like exonuclease, translating into MENHNGNCIPPLNISHRNLYNVTFHSDTILTLLTSNPSEVHCWISDILRRHYRRSTLLVGLDIEWRPNFRRNMNNPVATLQLCVGRRCLVFQILHAPFIPLSLVSFLGDANHTFMGVGIQGDVQKLLEDCSLRVANFLELGSLAVEKLGDPALNTAGLKTLGLRVLGLEVDKPKKISRSRWDNGWLSDEQVQYAAIDAFVSFEIGRRLSS